A section of the Larus michahellis chromosome 1, bLarMic1.1, whole genome shotgun sequence genome encodes:
- the POGLUT2 gene encoding protein O-glucosyltransferase 2 isoform X1, which produces MRGLWPLCLALGAVAAGAAAGEGGRLSPERSAVWGPGLRAEAALPARYFYVQAVDAEGQRFTSSPGENAFQVKITAPDEQFTRVGVQVLDRKDGSFLVRYRMYASYKNLKIEVKTGEKHVAKSPYILNGPIYHENCDCPQEESSAWLEEMNCPQIIPQIQRDLANFPIVDPDKIAKEIPQRFGQRQSLCHYTIKDNEVYIKTYGEHVGFRIFMDAILLSLTRKVKMPDVEFFVNLGDWPLEKKKSPQNLHPIFSWCGSSESKDIVMPTYDLTDSVLETMGRVSLDMMSVQANTGPSWEDKNTTAFWRGRDSRKERLELVKLSRKYPEIIDAAFTNFFFFKHDESLYGPIVKHISFFDFFKYKYQINIDGTVAAYRLPYLLAGNSVVLKQDSIYYEHFYNELQPWKHYIPFKSDLSDLLEKLQWAKEHDEEAKNIAKSGQEFARNNLMGDHIFCYYFKLFQEYASLQVSEPKIRDGMEKVQQPDDDLFPCTCHRKKAKDEL; this is translated from the exons ATGCGTGGCCTGTGGCCGCTCTGCCTCGCCCTGGGAGCCGTCGCGGCGGGGGCCGCCGCGGGCGAGGGCGGGCGGCTGAGCCCCGAGCGCAGCGCGGTATGGGGGCCCGGGCTGCGGGCAGAGGCTGCCCTCCCCGCCCGCTATTTTTACGTGCAGGCCGTGGACGCCGAAGGGCAGAG GTTTACTTCGTCACCAGGTGAAAATGCATTCCAGGTGAAGATCACTGCTCCTGATGAACAGTTCACTCGGGTTGGTGTGCAAGTATTAGACAGGAAAGATGGTTCCTTCCTTGTGAGATACAGGATGTATGCAAGCTACAAAAACCTGAAGATAGAAGTCAAAACTGGAGAGAAACATGTCGCAAAGTCTCCATACATTTTAAACG GACCTATTTACCATGAAAATTGTGACTGCCCTCAGGAGGAGAGCAGTGCATGGCTGGAAGAGATGAACTGCCCTCAAATCATTCCACAGATTCAAAGAGACCTAGCAAATTTTCCCATTGTTGATCCAGATAAGATTGCAAAAGAAATTCCACAGAGGTTTGGACAAAGACAGAGTTTGTGTCATTACACCATCAAAGATAATGAG gtttaTATAAAGACATACGGGGAACATGTTGGCTTCAGAATTTTCATGGATGCCATACTGCTTTCCTTGACAAGAAAA GTGAAAATGCCAGATGTagaattttttgttaatttgggGGACTGGcctttggagaaaaagaagtcCCCACAGAACCTGCACCCCATCTTCTCATGGTGTGGGTCCAGTGAGTCAAAAGACATTGTTATGCCAACATATGACTTAACAGACTCAGTTTTGGAGACTATGGGACG aGTCAGTCTGGATATGATGTCAGTTCAAGCAAATACTGGCCCATCATGGGAAGACAAGAATACCACAGCGTTCTGGAGAGGACGTGACAGCCGAAAAGAGAGGCTTGAACTTGTAAAACTCAGCAGAAAATACCCAGAGATTATAGATGCTGCTTtcacaaacttcttttttttcaaacatgaTGAAAGCCTCTATGGCCCCATTGTTaagcacatttcattttttgatttttttaag tataAATATCAAATTAATATTGATGGCACAGTGGCAGCATATAGATTGCCTTATCTACTAGCAGGAAACAGTGTGGTGCTAAAGCAAGATTCCATCTACTATGAGCATTTTTATAACGAGCTGCAGCCATGGAAACATTATATTCCATTTAAAAGTGACCTGAGTGATCTACTAGAAAAACTACAGTGGGCAAAAGAGCATGATGAAGAG gcaaaaaatattgcaaaatctGGACAAGAATTTGCAAGAAACAATCTCATGGGAGATCACATTTTTTGTTACTATTTCAAACTTTTCCAG GAATATGCCAGCTTGCAAGTGAGTGAGCCAAAAATCAGAGATGGGATGGAGAAAGTGCAGCAGCCTGATGATGACCTTTTTCCATGTACATGCCACAGAAAAAAG GCCAAAGACGAActctaa
- the POGLUT2 gene encoding protein O-glucosyltransferase 2 isoform X2 has protein sequence MDAILLSLTRKVKMPDVEFFVNLGDWPLEKKKSPQNLHPIFSWCGSSESKDIVMPTYDLTDSVLETMGRVSLDMMSVQANTGPSWEDKNTTAFWRGRDSRKERLELVKLSRKYPEIIDAAFTNFFFFKHDESLYGPIVKHISFFDFFKYKYQINIDGTVAAYRLPYLLAGNSVVLKQDSIYYEHFYNELQPWKHYIPFKSDLSDLLEKLQWAKEHDEEAKNIAKSGQEFARNNLMGDHIFCYYFKLFQEYASLQVSEPKIRDGMEKVQQPDDDLFPCTCHRKKAKDEL, from the exons ATGGATGCCATACTGCTTTCCTTGACAAGAAAA GTGAAAATGCCAGATGTagaattttttgttaatttgggGGACTGGcctttggagaaaaagaagtcCCCACAGAACCTGCACCCCATCTTCTCATGGTGTGGGTCCAGTGAGTCAAAAGACATTGTTATGCCAACATATGACTTAACAGACTCAGTTTTGGAGACTATGGGACG aGTCAGTCTGGATATGATGTCAGTTCAAGCAAATACTGGCCCATCATGGGAAGACAAGAATACCACAGCGTTCTGGAGAGGACGTGACAGCCGAAAAGAGAGGCTTGAACTTGTAAAACTCAGCAGAAAATACCCAGAGATTATAGATGCTGCTTtcacaaacttcttttttttcaaacatgaTGAAAGCCTCTATGGCCCCATTGTTaagcacatttcattttttgatttttttaag tataAATATCAAATTAATATTGATGGCACAGTGGCAGCATATAGATTGCCTTATCTACTAGCAGGAAACAGTGTGGTGCTAAAGCAAGATTCCATCTACTATGAGCATTTTTATAACGAGCTGCAGCCATGGAAACATTATATTCCATTTAAAAGTGACCTGAGTGATCTACTAGAAAAACTACAGTGGGCAAAAGAGCATGATGAAGAG gcaaaaaatattgcaaaatctGGACAAGAATTTGCAAGAAACAATCTCATGGGAGATCACATTTTTTGTTACTATTTCAAACTTTTCCAG GAATATGCCAGCTTGCAAGTGAGTGAGCCAAAAATCAGAGATGGGATGGAGAAAGTGCAGCAGCCTGATGATGACCTTTTTCCATGTACATGCCACAGAAAAAAG GCCAAAGACGAActctaa
- the TEX30 gene encoding testis-expressed protein 30 isoform X1 — protein sequence MSGQAEVKVKIPFGNKYLDAIFSVPEKKSTYGVILTHGAGGDMNFPHLVSLSAYLASHGVLCLRFTCKGLNIVYRTKAFKAVVEYLKLSDDYKLSGVFLAGRSMGSRAAASVIRHLSQEDDDDFIQGLICLSYPLHRPKLQSKLRDEDLLFIGCPVLFVSGSADEMCEKQLLEGVASKMKAPKKIHWIDKANHGMAVKGRTTDDVMEEINAQVFSWLRENIELEHK from the exons ATGAGCGGGCAGGCAGAG gTTAAAGTGAAAATACCTTTTGGAAACAAATATCTTGATGCTATCTTTTCTGTCCCAGAGAAGAAATCAACATATGGAGTGATTCTTACTCATGGAGCCGGAGGAGATATGAATTTCCCTCACTTAGTGTCTTTGTCAGCCTATCTTGCATCCCATGGAGTTCTGTGCCTGCGGTTTACTTGTAAAGGCCTTAACATTGTTTATAGGACTAAAGCCTTCAAAGCAGTTGTG GAATACTTAAAGCTTTCTGACGATTATAAACTTTCAGGTGTCTTCCTTGCAG GCCGTTCCATGGGCTCACGAGCTGCTGCCTCTGTGATACGCCATCTTAGCCAGGAGGATGATGATGACTTCATTCAAGGTCTAATATGTTTATCTTACCCATTGCATCGACCAAAACTTCAGTCCAAGCTCCGGGATGAAGATTTGTTATTTATCGGGTGTCCGGTACTGTTTGTCTCGGGATCAGCAGATGAGATGTGTGAAAAA CAATTGCTAGAAGGTGTGGCAAGCAAAATGAAAGCCCCTAAAAAAATCCATTGGATTGATAAAGCAAACCATGGGATGGCAGTCAAAGGACGAACAACAGACGATGTCATGGAAGAAATAAATGCACAGGTTTTTTCGTGGCTTAGAGAGAATATTGAACTGGAGCACAAATGA
- the TEX30 gene encoding testis-expressed protein 30 isoform X2, which yields MNFPHLVSLSAYLASHGVLCLRFTCKGLNIVYRTKAFKAVVEYLKLSDDYKLSGVFLAGRSMGSRAAASVIRHLSQEDDDDFIQGLICLSYPLHRPKLQSKLRDEDLLFIGCPVLFVSGSADEMCEKQLLEGVASKMKAPKKIHWIDKANHGMAVKGRTTDDVMEEINAQVFSWLRENIELEHK from the exons ATGAATTTCCCTCACTTAGTGTCTTTGTCAGCCTATCTTGCATCCCATGGAGTTCTGTGCCTGCGGTTTACTTGTAAAGGCCTTAACATTGTTTATAGGACTAAAGCCTTCAAAGCAGTTGTG GAATACTTAAAGCTTTCTGACGATTATAAACTTTCAGGTGTCTTCCTTGCAG GCCGTTCCATGGGCTCACGAGCTGCTGCCTCTGTGATACGCCATCTTAGCCAGGAGGATGATGATGACTTCATTCAAGGTCTAATATGTTTATCTTACCCATTGCATCGACCAAAACTTCAGTCCAAGCTCCGGGATGAAGATTTGTTATTTATCGGGTGTCCGGTACTGTTTGTCTCGGGATCAGCAGATGAGATGTGTGAAAAA CAATTGCTAGAAGGTGTGGCAAGCAAAATGAAAGCCCCTAAAAAAATCCATTGGATTGATAAAGCAAACCATGGGATGGCAGTCAAAGGACGAACAACAGACGATGTCATGGAAGAAATAAATGCACAGGTTTTTTCGTGGCTTAGAGAGAATATTGAACTGGAGCACAAATGA